Part of the Methanofollis sp. genome, AGGAGGTTGTAGCCCCTGCTTGCGACCTCCCTGCCGCCGCTCCTGACGATGTCGGAGTCGGGCATCAGGCGCGACCCCGTCGCGATGTCCGCACCCGACCTGATCGCCCCGACAAGTTCGGGGAGATGGGCGAGGTCGGTCGCCAGGTCCACGTCATAGTAGCAGACGACCTCGTAGCGTGCGGCCTCGATCGCGCGGTTCAGTGCCTTCCCCCGGCCGAGACGTTCGTCGGCATGGAGGAGACGGACGCGCGGGTCCTTCTCGTGCCATGCCCGCACGAACTCCGCACTCCCGTCCGTGCTCCCGTCCTCCGCGACGATCACCTCGAAGGCGTCGGTGATCGCCGCGAGTGCGGCGACCGACTCCGGGATAGCCCGTTCAAGGGCCGGCCTGTCATTGAAGACCGGCAGGATCACCGAGACCCCGTCCTCAGCCACGGAGCGCCTCCGTCATCTTCCGGGCGACCTCCTGCCCGGCGATGATCGACCCCTCCATCGAACGTTCGGGGTAGTTGGGCTTCGAGAACATCCCGGCAAGGTAGAGGCCGTGCTCCTCGTACGCCGGGATCTGGTCGGCGAAACCCGTCGTATAGACCGGGCCGGCGAAACGCTCCACCGCAAGTTCGCTCCAGTGGATTGCACTCTCCGGCACCGAGAACCGGCGGCAGAAATCGGCGAGCATCGTCTCTTTCAGTCCGGGCGCCGGCCTGTCGCTGAAATACGAGGCCAGATAGACGATATCCTCGCCGTAACGCTCCCGCGGCGCGAAGTTCGTGTGCATGACGACGGCGCCGTACGGCGCCTGGTCCTTCATGTTCAGCCAGTAGATACCCTTCGAGACGTCGCGGTCGAGACCGATGGTCATGCAGGCCGCCCCCTGGTACGGCACAGGGGCGAACTCCCCGATCCCGCTGAGGCGTGCGACCTCCTGCGGCGGTATGGTGGCGAGCACGGCATCGAAGGGCCGATCATTGACGAGCCATTTCTCCCCCTCGCGTCTGATCGAGGTTGCGGGCGTCCCTTTCTCGATCGTGCACCCCTTGTCGAGGAGCTTCTCTTCCATCCCGTCGATGACCTGGTGCCACCCGCCCTTCAGGTACCCGAGCCTCTCCCCCTCGACGCCGCGGTCAGACCTGATCGCGATCCTGGAGATGAGCCACGCCGCCGAGACCTCGTGCCGCCTCTCCCCGAACTTGCTCCGCAGCAGGGGCTCGAAGAAGGAGGTGTAGACCCGGTCGCCCAGATGCTCCCTGATGTAGTCGACCGCCGGCACCGCGTCCAGAGGTCCGAGGTCGAGGTGCTTTGCCCTGAGAGTGAGCATGCCCAGGCGGAATTTATCGAAAAAGGAGAGGTGGGGATAGCGGAGGATCTCCATCGGGGAGGTCAGAGGATGGATCTTTCCGTCCACGTAGTAGCCTGTCGATCCTTTCAGCCATTCGAGACTCTCGTAGAGCCCGAGGTCGCGGAGGAGGGCGAAGAGGTGCTCGTCCCCGGCAAAACAGTGGTGGTAATATTCTTCGACCCAGGAGTCCCCGCGGTGATATGAAGCGAGGCAGCCGCCGAGGACCGGTCTTTTTTCAAGGATCGTGACCTCAGATATATCAGAGAGGGAGAGGGCGGCGACAAGGCCTGATAAGCCCCCTCCGAGAATACAAATATCCATAATCTGCAATACTGTGTATCATCGAAAGCGCATAAGAAAGTTTTTGAACTCATGGGAGAACTTTACTATTAGCTAGATACCAGCAATAGTGTCCTTATACATATGGAGCCGACTGGATGGTGTAACTGAATGAGGGTATTTTTCATAGGATTCGGTCAGGCTGGCGGGAAGGTCGTTGACATGTTTATCGAGCAGGACAGAGTGTCCGGCTCGAATAACTTCAGGGGCATCGTCGTCAACACCGCCCGCACCGACCTGATGGGGCTAAAGCATATCGAACTTAAAGATCGGATTCTCATCGGCCAGACAGTGGTCAAGGGGCACGGCGTGGGCACCGACAACGTCACCGGCGCACGGATCGCCGCGGACGAGATCGACTCGGTCATCAATGCGATCGACACGCGCGGCACCCATGACGTCGACGCCTTTGTCATCGTCGCCGGTCTTGGCGGAGGAACCGGGTCGGGTGGCTCCCCTGTGCTCGCCCGGCACCTGAAGAGGATCTACCGTGAGCCTGTCTACGCGCTCGGTCTCATCCCCGCGCCGGAAGAGGGGAGGCTGTACACCTACAATGCGGCACGCAGTCTCTCCACGCTTGTCAACGAGGCCGACAACGTCTTCGTCTTCGACAATGCCGCCTGGAAGAACGAGGGCGAGAGCGTCAAGACCGCGTACTCCCGTCTGAACGACGAGATCGTCAGGCGTTTCGGCGTCCTCTTCCGTGCCGGCGAGGTCGGCAAGGCCGGCGTCGGCGAGATGGTCGTCGATTCGTCCGAGGTGATCAACACCCTCCGCGGCGGCGGGATCACGAGTGTCGGCTATGCCGTCACCGAGGTCGTGAGCGAGCGGACGAAGCAGAAGAAAGGGTTCTTCGGGGGCCTGCGTAATACGTTCTCGAACAAGGAGCAGGCCGAGGAGATGCTGACCGGCGAGGACAAGTCCGCGAAGATCATCGCCCTCGTCCGCCGGGCCATGCTCGGGCGTCTGACCCTCCCCTGCGACTACTCGACTGCGGAGCGTGCGCTTGTTCTCGTCGCCGGCAACCCGGAAGAGATGGACCGGAAAGGTGTCGAGAAGGCGAAGAGCTGGGTCGAGGAGAACATCGCCGGTGTCGAGGTCCGTGGCGGCGACTATCCGGTTGCCAGCAACTATGTCGCGGCCGTGGTCGTCCTTGCGACCATTGGCGAGGCCCCGCGGGTTCGCGAACTCTTTGAAATTGCAAAGCAGACGAAAGAGGATGTTATCCAGTCGAAGAAGCGCTCTTCGATGTTCGATGACTCCGATGTCGATCCATTGTTTGAGTGAGGACTATGAGGACGATAACAAAGGTATTGATCGGGCTTCTCATTGTCGCCTGTCTCGTCCAGGCGGCAACTGCAGCGTCAAGTTACACGGTTTCAGGAAATCCGGCGGTCAGTCCGTCATCGGGAGATCTCACCCCCGGCGAGAAAGTGACCGTTTCCATGAAGATAACGCCGAAGGAGACGGCCGACAAGTACGAAGACGACCTGCTGGAGTTCTACTCCGACCTTGACAACATCAAGTGGACGTACTATGTCTCGGTCGACGGCAAGGACACGACAGGCGGCAAACCGACGGTCTCTTCCAGCCGCAATCTCCGGCTCAGCGTGTGGCTCCTTGAGTATAAGGGCGACGAGGCCCTTATCGTCGACTTCGAGGGGACTGTCCCGAAGGTGACGAGCACCCAGGAGAAGATTATCACCAGGTACAGGCAGGTCGATGCCAATTACAGGGTCCGGGATGGCACCGAGTACGTGATCAAGCGGACGGTCGTGAACCCGCAGGATGTCCAGGCAAACATCGGCACGGCAAAGACCCGCCTGAACACCCTCAAGGCCGACATCGACGAGAAGATCTCCCTTGGCGTCGACACCTCGGCGGCCCAGACGAAGTACGAAGAGGCGAAGGCCGCGATCAACCGTGCCGAGGCGACCTCCGACTATGCGGCGGCCCAGAAGGACCTGACCACAGCGCAGGACGCCATGGCCGTTGCAGAGACCGCACTCTCCCAGGCCTGGGCCCAGAAGGCGATCACGGACACCCAGACTACCATCGGCCAGATCGACGGGATCATCACCTACTTCGAGGTGGAGAGGAAGATGAGCACCGACCAGCGGGTGATCAACCTCAAGACCCAGCGCGACCTCGCGGCCCAGTCTCTCTCTGCGGCGAACGAGAAGATGAACGCGAAGGACTATAACTCTGCCAGGATCAAGGCGAGCGAGGCCTACCAGAAGGCGAACTCCACTCTCACCACGGGGACGCAGGTCCGCCAGGAGGTCGGCGAGGGTTTCTCCTTCAACTTCGGGAACCTCCCGCTCTATATCGGTGCTGGTGTCCTGATCGTCCTCATCGTCGCCGGTGTGCTCCACTTCAGGGGCCGGAGAAAGTGGGACGAACTGGGATAAACCATATTTACCATCAGTCGGCCAGGGAGACCTCGTCTCTCTATTCTTTTTTGCCTGTTTCTCTTTCTGGTCTGTGTTTTCGATTGCTACCTGTCGTTTCGGTTTCTCGAACTCACTTCGTTCGCCCGGCCATGGTTTTCTCGACCTTCTCTGGTCGTCACTCAAACTGCGGATAGGGCCAGGGAAGAGTGAACAGGAAATTCCGGGGGGAGATAACCACTTCCTAATGGCGGGGGGATGAGGGGTGCGAACGAAGTGAGCATGAGAAAATCTTTGATTTTCGAGCGGCAGCCCCCCGGCACAGGTATTCTGACCCTGCAACGTTCTTACAACTGCCATCCCTCAATCAGGCCCCGGGGGGCAAGGCCCCCCAGACCCCTACATCAGGATAGGGGCAGGGATGGAAGAGCGCGGGACGGGAGATGGATCAGGAGAGAGTACGAAGAATCAGTGGACCGTGACGACAATTCCCCGTCTATCCCGAGGGGGTTTCGGTGACGTCGTCCTCCGGCACGTGAAACCGATCCGCCGCCGTCCCCGCCCCCGCAACCGGAGACATGGTGGTCCCCAGGCACTCCATTCATAGGATAAGGCCGGGAAAGATCGGACACAGATCCCGAGGAGGGAGAGGGTCATCCCCCCTCTGCAAAAAAAAAGGATTCAGGCCGATGTCACGTTTCTCGTAAAGACATCGAGCTTCATGTTCCCCATCTTCCCGTCGCGGAGGACGTAATACTGGAGGAGACGGTCCTTGTTGTCGTACCACGAGAACCAGTAGTTGAGGTTGTAGGTCTTTTTCTCAAAACCCGGGAGAGAATCATAACTCTCCTGGTCCGAGGCGATGACCACGTCGAACTTTCCGTTCTTGAAAGTGCTCTCATCGATCTTCCGCCCGTAATAACTCAGATTCGCCGCCCGGTCGCCGCGGTAGTACCACGGCAGCGGCCAGTAGCGATCGGAGGCGATCGCCGTCGCGTTCGAGGCGTCGATCAGGGCCATCACCTCCCGCATGTCCTCGGAGTTCTGGACCTGCACGATCGGTTCGTTCACGTCGGCCGGGACATAGGCGACATGCCAGAGGGCGAGCACCAGGAAGATGCTCGACACTACGGCAACCACCGCCTTCTTCTTCGTCATCGCGTAGGTGGCGACGAAGATGAGGGGCAGGAGCTGGTGGACGATGAGCCAGGGCACTTTCTCGCCGATATAGGCATAGGCCACAAGCGAGAGGACCATCCAGACGATACAGAACCTGAAGAACTCCTCTTTCTTGTCGAAGGGGGGATCGGCGGCTACGGGCACGTGGCCGTTGATCTGTGCAAGGGACGTCTCGACGACCTCGTGCAGGCTCTGGACCGCCGTCTCCGCCTTCTTTCGCCCCTTCTGAATAAACCGGGCCGTGCCCACAATGGCAAGGGCGAAGATCGGCAGCTCGTACAGCAGGAAGAAGATGATGTAGAAGAAGAACGGGCCGCCGAGCCTTTCCTGTTCGTGCATCGCCCACCAGTGACCGACGGCGTCGGGCACCCAGGTGAGCACCCGCTCGGGGTTGGCGCCGAAGGACGAGTAGAAGATGGCGATCACCCCGCCCATGACCAGGATGCCCAGGACGAAGTCGCGTATCCACCCCTTCCGGAGTTTCACCTTCTGTGTCCAGAGGAGGTACAGGATGTACGCCGCGAAGATGCCGAGCACGATCGGCATGTTCTCCTTGGACGAGATGCCGAGGCCCGCCGCAAGTCCTGCAAGGACGGCGTACCGCACCTGGCCCCGCTCGAAGTAGAGGATCAGGGCGAGGAGAAGGACGAACGTCAGGAAGAGAATGAAGATGTCGTTCCTGAGAAACCGTGAGAAATACACCATGTTCGGCGAGATCGCAAGGAACAGGGCCGCGACCAGCGCCTGCATCCGGTCGAGATATCCCAGGCGGTACAGGGGGTACACCAGGGCCACGACCATGGTGCCGAGAAACGCCGGGACAAGCCTGCCGACAAGGTCGGAGTCGCCGAAAAGGGCGAACATCCCGGCCGTCACGTAGTAGAGGAGAGGGCCGTGATACGAGGGGTCGTAGATATAGGTGCCCTCGGTCAGGAGTTTGTACGAAAACCACGCGTGGATGGCCTCGTCGTGGTGAAAGAGTTTGAGATCCAGGAATGCGAACCGCAGGACCGCCGCAAGCACGAAGATAAAAAAAAATAGTCTCTCAAATGAGAGAGATTTCTGGATTCGAATGGCAAATCCGGCGGCGGAGGTGCCGCTCACAGCATCAACTCTCCAGCACGATCTCGATGCCGATATCCTTCGGCACCTGGATACGCATCAGCTGCCTGAGAGCACGCTCGTCGGCGTCGATGTCGATGAGCCGCTTGTGCACGCGCATCTGCCAGCGATCCCAGGTCGCTGTTCCCTCGCCATCAGGGCTCTTCCGGATCGGGACGACAAGCTTCTTGGTGGGCAGAGGGATCGGCCCTGCCAGATTCACGCCTGTCCTCTCAGCGATTTCCCTGATCCTGTCGCAGACCATCTCAACCTTATCGTAGTCCGTCCCTGAAAGGCGTATTCTGGCTTTTTGCATTGACTTCACCCACTGACTGACTTATCTCATCTGCTTTGCCTGGATGTCGATGCACATGCCGGCGGCAATCGTCGATCCCATATCACGGACCGCGAAGCGGCCGAGCTGCGGGATCTCCTTGATCTTCTCGATGACCATCGGGCGGGTCGGGCGGATCTTGACGATCGCTGCATCGCCGGTCTTGAGGAAGGTCGGGTTCTCTTCCTTGACCTGGCCGGTGCGCGGGTCGAGCTTCTTCACGAGTTCGGTGAAGGTGCAGGCGACCTGTGCGGTGTGGCAGTGGAAGACCGGGGTGTAACCGACGGTGATCGCGCTCGGGTGGTGAAGAACGACGATCTGTGCGGTGAACTCCTCGGCAACGGTCGGCGGAGCCTCGACGGGACCACAGACGTCGCCACGGCGGATCTCGTTCTTGGAGACGCCACGGACGTTGAAGCCGACGTTGTCACCCGGAAGCGCCTCGAGTTCTTCCTCGTGGTGCATCTCGATGGACTTGATTTCGCCGTTCACATTTGCCGGCATGAAGGAGACCTTCATTCCCTTCTTCATGATGCCGGTCTCGATACGGCCGACAGGCACGGTGCCGACGCCGGAGATCGTGTAGACATCCTGAAGCGGGAGGCGGAGCGGAAGGCTCGTGGGTTTCTCGGGCTCCTTGAGCGCGTTGAGTGCTTCGATGACCGACGGACCGGTGTACCACGGGGTCTTCTCGTTGGTCTTCGGCTTGATGTTGGTCCCTTCGTACGAGGAGATCGGAATGAACGGAACTTCCGACGGCTTGAAGCCGACCATCTTCAGAAGCTGGGAGAGCTGTTCCTTGACTTCGTTGTAACGCTTCTCATCGTACTTGACTGCGTCCATCTTGTTGATGCCGACGATGAGCTGGTTGATACCGAGGGTCCTCGAAAGGAAGACGTGCTCCTTGGTCTGCTCCATGACACCGTCGGGTGCGGCGACGACAAGAAGTGCGGCATCGGCCTGGGATGCGCCGGTGATCATGTTCTTAACGAAGTCACGGTGACCCGGGCAGTCCACGACGGTGAAGTAGTACTTCTCCGTGTCGAAGCGCTTGTGAGCGATATCGATCGTGATACCGCGGTCACGCTCTTCCTTGAGACTGTCCATGACCCATGCGAACTCAAAGGTACCCTTGCCCTTGGATTCGGCTTCCTTTCTGAATCCCTCAATGATATGAGGCGCTACGGCTCCTGTCTCGAAGAGAATGCGACCGACGGTAGTCGACTTGCCGTGGTCGATGTGCCCGATGACAGCGAGGTTCATGTGTGGTTTTTCGGTTGCCATTGGTTATCCTCCACTCAAATATGGGACTGTTTACACAGTCGGATTGAAGCGAGTATCATATATTGGGCATCGATCTATATAAACCATTTCGATATCCATCTGCTCTCTGGTCCGCGGGGTTTATACTGGAGTATCGACACCCTCAAATTCCTGATTGTACAAACACTCAGTGTCCTATGAAAACACTGGAGTTCCACCGCGATACTGAAAAAGGCAGGGTAACCGTGACCTGCGCTACGGGAGAGGTTTCTGTCTACAGTCACTGCGCTTACTGTAAAAACTGTACGGGCGTCAGAGTGGGCAAAAGGGTGCTCCCTGCCCCGCAACATGACACACTGAAAAAATCTGCCGGCATCGGGATGGACGAGAACCTCCTCAATGCTGCGATGATGTTCAACTCTCTGGTGCGGGACGGCGACGCGATCGCCTGTGCCGATGATGCCTGCGCCGGCTATGTATCTATGTTTCTCCGCTGAACTCTTCCCGGATCTTCTTGCGGAAATCCTCAAAGCCGATCTCGTCGAGCTGGTCGGCGAGGTGCCTTCCGCTCCATGCTTTTCTGAAGATCCAGTAGACGGTCTTGTCGACCACTGCCAGGGCCTCCTCCTCGGTCTCGACGGTGACGAGTTCGCGGCCTGGCGCAGGGTGCCGTCCCCGCCGCCCCCCGACGGTGATGAGGTAGTGGCGATACTCCGACTTCAGGAGGTCGAAGGGGCAGGACTGAACACAGATCCCGCACTGGACACATTTTTCCGGGATGAGCTCTGAGATCCCGTTCCTGATCAGGATCGCCTTTTCCTTGCAGTATTCGGCGCAGGTCCCGCATCCTGTGCAGAGTCCTTCGATGCGAAGGGGCCGGATCCTGCCCACGATCCCGATCTCGTTGAGCACCGGGCTTGTGCAGGCGTTTGGACATCCTGAAAGCGAGATCCTCACACGGATTGGCATGTCTTTCCCGAAGACCCGCTCGTCGATCCTCCGGGCGAGGTCATAGGTTTCGATATTGGAGAACTTGCACTGCGCCGTGCCAGGGCAGGCGATGATATTGACGACCTCGTCGTGCTCTGCCCCGAGGGGCGTTCCGTTCTTTTCGAGGTCGCGGGCGATCGCCTCGATGTTGTCGGGGTCCACCTGAGGGATCTCCAGGGTCTGGCGGGTGGTGAGGTGGACCTCGCCGTTCCCGTATTTTCTGGCGATCTCGGCGAGGCCGGCCATTTTATCTACCGGGAGGACCCCTGCCGGGATCCTGACCCTGATAACACAGAGATCAGGGTTTCTCTGGGTGATCACCCCGCCCTGCAGGTAGGTTGCTGTTTTCTGCATCATCGTGAATAGATCCGGGGAGGGGAGAATAAAAAGGTGTATGCGCCCTAGATCGCGAGAGCGATAATGGCCGCCGCCCGTACGATCTCGTTTGCGGCGCCGGCGACGTCGCCGTTTACGCCGCCGAAGAGGCGGTACGCAAGGGCGATGAGGAGGGCGGTGACGATCCCGGTCGCGAGGAGGGCCTTCAGGAGGGGGACCGGGCCTGCCAGGAGGACGAGGGGAACGACCGGGAGCAGGGCGAGGCCCGCGAACCAGGGCCGTGCAAAGCTGTGGAGATAGGCATGGATGCCCTCGTGGAAGGGTGTGCCGAGGGCGGTGATCCCGGCCATGGCAAGTTTTGCGCAGACCTCGGCTGTCAGGACGGCGAGGGGGATTGAGGCGACGGTGGAGAGGCCCTGGACGGCGAGGAGGGTCGTGAGGATGCCGCAGGCGACGCCCCCCGCGCCGATCTGCCTGTCGGTGAGGGCCGTGATCCTCTTCTCACGGCTGCCGTGCGCCATCAGGCCGTCCCCGAGGTCGAGGAGGCCGTCGAAGTGGTTTGCCCCGGAGACGATGATCGCCGCGGCGACCGCTGCGGCTGCGGCGAGGCCTGGGTTGCCGGAGAGGAGGAAGGCGACGCCTGCGGCGCACCCGCCGGTGACCCACCCGGCAACAGGGTAGAGCCAGGAGTGGCGCGCGAAGGCGTCGAAGTCTGCGGGCCGTCCGAGCGGGAGGACGGTGCAGAACTGGAGGAGAGCGCGGATTGCATTCAGGGGCATGGTATGTACTGTTTCCGGGTCTGTTGCAATAAGGCCTCTGCTATCTGCTCCCGAAGGCCGTGTCCTGTCAGCGGCCCCTTCAAAAAGGCCGGAAAGTCCTTGCAGAATGATCCGGGGGTGGCGGATTACGATTTATATTTTGTAACATACCATCTCACATCATTTAGAACATTTTTAATAACTGGCGCCATCATCTGAATATCATATGCGCTCCATCCCCCCTCATTCCATACTTTTCGGTATCGTTCTGGCGGCGATCGTCCTTGCGGCTCCCGTATCGGCAGTCTATGATTTCGAAGGCATCCCTCTCGACGTGGTCGCGCAGGGGGAGGTGCAGGGCGACGTCCTCACCTTCGGGACCTACGGACTCGTGGCCCCTCCCCAGGAGTTGTCCTTTTCCCTCCCTTCAAGGCCCGTATGGGCCCGCGTCTACACCGGCGTCTGGGGAGGGACAGAACGGTATACCGGATGGGAAGAACTTACCGTCAATAACGGCGTCCCGGTCAGGAGGAATCTCTTCGGGATAGACGATCGCCATGACGAGACCTATGTGACCGGCTATGGCGTCTACTGGATCGCGCACGACTGTACGACCGCGCTTCACGGCGGAAAGAACACGATCTCTCTTGCGACCAGCAGGGGCCAGGCCGAGAGCAAGATCGACGGCCGGGTCTATGGCATCTTCGTCGTCGCCGTTGTGGAAGATAAATTTGGGCCTGTCACGAAGTACTGGATCGCCGAAGGAAACGAGAACCTCCATGGCGAGGGCTGGGCCGGCACCAACCCCACCAGGCACGACAGTTGCGAGGTCTCCTTCGACCGGGCCGACCCGGCGGTTCTGACCGGTGCAAATCTCTCCATTCTCCTTCTGGCCTCGACGAAGGGACAGCCCGACTATGTCGTCTTCAACGGGCAGGACCTCGGCGTCCCTCCGGCCGATATGTCGAATTATCCCGACGGCGCCCTGGATATCGGTGACGAACGATGCGGTAATGCCATGGGCGGGGCCGGGACCGATACCCGGTACGTCGATTTCGAGACCTTCCCTGTCGGCGCTCTTCTCAAAGAGAATAACACCATTCTCTTCGAGCGTGGGCGGGACCTGGACGGCGACGGCGTCATCACCACGACAGGAACG contains:
- a CDS encoding NAD(P)/FAD-dependent oxidoreductase; the protein is MDICILGGGLSGLVAALSLSDISEVTILEKRPVLGGCLASYHRGDSWVEEYYHHCFAGDEHLFALLRDLGLYESLEWLKGSTGYYVDGKIHPLTSPMEILRYPHLSFFDKFRLGMLTLRAKHLDLGPLDAVPAVDYIREHLGDRVYTSFFEPLLRSKFGERRHEVSAAWLISRIAIRSDRGVEGERLGYLKGGWHQVIDGMEEKLLDKGCTIEKGTPATSIRREGEKWLVNDRPFDAVLATIPPQEVARLSGIGEFAPVPYQGAACMTIGLDRDVSKGIYWLNMKDQAPYGAVVMHTNFAPRERYGEDIVYLASYFSDRPAPGLKETMLADFCRRFSVPESAIHWSELAVERFAGPVYTTGFADQIPAYEEHGLYLAGMFSKPNYPERSMEGSIIAGQEVARKMTEALRG
- the cobS gene encoding adenosylcobinamide-GDP ribazoletransferase, whose translation is MPLNAIRALLQFCTVLPLGRPADFDAFARHSWLYPVAGWVTGGCAAGVAFLLSGNPGLAAAAAVAAAIIVSGANHFDGLLDLGDGLMAHGSREKRITALTDRQIGAGGVACGILTTLLAVQGLSTVASIPLAVLTAEVCAKLAMAGITALGTPFHEGIHAYLHSFARPWFAGLALLPVVPLVLLAGPVPLLKALLATGIVTALLIALAYRLFGGVNGDVAGAANEIVRAAAIIALAI
- a CDS encoding dolichyl-phosphate beta-glucosyltransferase; protein product: MAEDGVSVILPVFNDRPALERAIPESVAALAAITDAFEVIVAEDGSTDGSAEFVRAWHEKDPRVRLLHADERLGRGKALNRAIEAARYEVVCYYDVDLATDLAHLPELVGAIRSGADIATGSRLMPDSDIVRSGGREVASRGYNLLVRTVLGSRLHDHQCGFKAFRRETILALVPGVQAPHWFWDTEVLVRGQRKGYVVKEFPVVWRQGPGTTVRFKDVFSMGSQILGLWWQIHVAKN
- a CDS encoding 4Fe-4S binding protein, translated to MMQKTATYLQGGVITQRNPDLCVIRVRIPAGVLPVDKMAGLAEIARKYGNGEVHLTTRQTLEIPQVDPDNIEAIARDLEKNGTPLGAEHDEVVNIIACPGTAQCKFSNIETYDLARRIDERVFGKDMPIRVRISLSGCPNACTSPVLNEIGIVGRIRPLRIEGLCTGCGTCAEYCKEKAILIRNGISELIPEKCVQCGICVQSCPFDLLKSEYRHYLITVGGRRGRHPAPGRELVTVETEEEALAVVDKTVYWIFRKAWSGRHLADQLDEIGFEDFRKKIREEFSGET
- a CDS encoding flippase activity-associated protein Agl23; protein product: MSGTSAAGFAIRIQKSLSFERLFFFIFVLAAVLRFAFLDLKLFHHDEAIHAWFSYKLLTEGTYIYDPSYHGPLLYYVTAGMFALFGDSDLVGRLVPAFLGTMVVALVYPLYRLGYLDRMQALVAALFLAISPNMVYFSRFLRNDIFILFLTFVLLLALILYFERGQVRYAVLAGLAAGLGISSKENMPIVLGIFAAYILYLLWTQKVKLRKGWIRDFVLGILVMGGVIAIFYSSFGANPERVLTWVPDAVGHWWAMHEQERLGGPFFFYIIFFLLYELPIFALAIVGTARFIQKGRKKAETAVQSLHEVVETSLAQINGHVPVAADPPFDKKEEFFRFCIVWMVLSLVAYAYIGEKVPWLIVHQLLPLIFVATYAMTKKKAVVAVVSSIFLVLALWHVAYVPADVNEPIVQVQNSEDMREVMALIDASNATAIASDRYWPLPWYYRGDRAANLSYYGRKIDESTFKNGKFDVVIASDQESYDSLPGFEKKTYNLNYWFSWYDNKDRLLQYYVLRDGKMGNMKLDVFTRNVTSA
- a CDS encoding DUF3344 domain-containing protein, whose protein sequence is MRSIPPHSILFGIVLAAIVLAAPVSAVYDFEGIPLDVVAQGEVQGDVLTFGTYGLVAPPQELSFSLPSRPVWARVYTGVWGGTERYTGWEELTVNNGVPVRRNLFGIDDRHDETYVTGYGVYWIAHDCTTALHGGKNTISLATSRGQAESKIDGRVYGIFVVAVVEDKFGPVTKYWIAEGNENLHGEGWAGTNPTRHDSCEVSFDRADPAVLTGANLSILLLASTKGQPDYVVFNGQDLGVPPADMSNYPDGALDIGDERCGNAMGGAGTDTRYVDFETFPVGALLKENNTILFERGRDLDGDGVITTTGTKPEGEDYIHPSIAILTARVSGTQSGSDITVDTPRVKGAYAGEEATVLATVRNYGSKPAGKIPVTFSVDGKVVQTVAADPAASGVQEVRANMTLAEGRRTISVRAGESAEASVQVRVGTIPDLSVRIGAPVSAGAGTTGSQQSPLPLFAACAGLFIAAFLVRRPPGGKCAAVLIAGAVIVSSCPLIAPPAAAAGYADYTVPVTITNSGGSDAPSFDLTIYLDGARAAVKHIDDGVKAGETVTIDVPLYTTPGKHRLRIVADESGAVRDANPGNNAAEGDYVFP
- a CDS encoding tubulin/FtsZ family protein — its product is MRVFFIGFGQAGGKVVDMFIEQDRVSGSNNFRGIVVNTARTDLMGLKHIELKDRILIGQTVVKGHGVGTDNVTGARIAADEIDSVINAIDTRGTHDVDAFVIVAGLGGGTGSGGSPVLARHLKRIYREPVYALGLIPAPEEGRLYTYNAARSLSTLVNEADNVFVFDNAAWKNEGESVKTAYSRLNDEIVRRFGVLFRAGEVGKAGVGEMVVDSSEVINTLRGGGITSVGYAVTEVVSERTKQKKGFFGGLRNTFSNKEQAEEMLTGEDKSAKIIALVRRAMLGRLTLPCDYSTAERALVLVAGNPEEMDRKGVEKAKSWVEENIAGVEVRGGDYPVASNYVAAVVVLATIGEAPRVRELFEIAKQTKEDVIQSKKRSSMFDDSDVDPLFE
- the rpsJ gene encoding 30S ribosomal protein S10; translation: MQKARIRLSGTDYDKVEMVCDRIREIAERTGVNLAGPIPLPTKKLVVPIRKSPDGEGTATWDRWQMRVHKRLIDIDADERALRQLMRIQVPKDIGIEIVLES
- the tuf gene encoding translation elongation factor EF-1 subunit alpha codes for the protein MATEKPHMNLAVIGHIDHGKSTTVGRILFETGAVAPHIIEGFRKEAESKGKGTFEFAWVMDSLKEERDRGITIDIAHKRFDTEKYYFTVVDCPGHRDFVKNMITGASQADAALLVVAAPDGVMEQTKEHVFLSRTLGINQLIVGINKMDAVKYDEKRYNEVKEQLSQLLKMVGFKPSEVPFIPISSYEGTNIKPKTNEKTPWYTGPSVIEALNALKEPEKPTSLPLRLPLQDVYTISGVGTVPVGRIETGIMKKGMKVSFMPANVNGEIKSIEMHHEEELEALPGDNVGFNVRGVSKNEIRRGDVCGPVEAPPTVAEEFTAQIVVLHHPSAITVGYTPVFHCHTAQVACTFTELVKKLDPRTGQVKEENPTFLKTGDAAIVKIRPTRPMVIEKIKEIPQLGRFAVRDMGSTIAAGMCIDIQAKQMR